Proteins co-encoded in one Medicago truncatula cultivar Jemalong A17 chromosome 8, MtrunA17r5.0-ANR, whole genome shotgun sequence genomic window:
- the LOC120577560 gene encoding probable polygalacturonase At3g15720, translating to MQVLISCVLILGFASPCLCGRWINVAKTNNNIFNVIAYGARGDGISDDTQAFLRAWNHTCGAEGTSTLVIPPKKLYFVNNLEFRGACKATSILIQLKGKIVAPPKKAFKDASYWIRSNM from the exons ATGCAAGTCCTAATCTCTTGTGTTTTGATTCTTGGTTTTGCTTCACCTTGTCTATGTGGGAGGTGGATTAATGTAgctaaaacaaacaataatatattCAATGTGATTGCTTATGGTGCTCGTGGTGATGGCATATCTGATGATACACAA GCATTTTTACGTGCATGGAATCATACATGTGGAGCAGAAGGGACATCAACACTAGTTAttccaccaaaaaaattatactttgtGAACAACTTAGAATTCAGAGGTGCTTGCAAGGCCACAAGTATTCTCATTCAG CTTAAAGGAAAAATAGTTGCCCCTCCTAAGAAAGCATTTAAGGATGCCTCATATTGGATTAGATCCAATATGTAA